In Reichenbachiella agarivorans, one genomic interval encodes:
- a CDS encoding ATP-binding protein codes for MNRKKYLSIFIISLLLCTEGIAQKITSDELNQLRDQAASSTVYLVTSIVLLLALIVGALIAFSKLKNTQKAQEELDKLKGMYQNQIDELNEDLKDARVQGQGLYQKLQVLNNKNKEIKKVFKEAYDKVLAQNAELKGRLGDSQKSGNQSELEKIYDKLEDAQAMVLHSEKMASLGQLTAGIAHEINNPVNFVSNGVNSIKENFEKYQLFIQNYRTICEQQTIEEVKKLYKSIREDDKEYEELRTLTEESIDDVSYGTNRITEIVNGLRIFSRQDEHEVKEAEIETIIDNALLILKPKYKKKAKILKDYDHGLKAIKCLPGQLNQALVNLIGNAADAIDFKGTITIRTIDVDADTVQIQVQDDGKGIPEDVRKKIFDPFFTTKPVGKGTGLGLSITYSIIDKHGGTITVDSTLGKGTIFTVTIPKVIKLKKTRNENKFI; via the coding sequence GTGAATAGAAAGAAGTACCTGTCAATTTTTATTATATCTCTTCTGCTTTGTACAGAAGGGATTGCCCAAAAAATCACCAGTGATGAGCTGAATCAATTACGAGATCAAGCTGCATCTTCTACGGTGTATTTAGTCACTAGTATAGTTTTATTGCTTGCACTCATAGTCGGAGCTTTGATTGCTTTCAGCAAATTGAAGAATACCCAAAAGGCACAAGAGGAACTTGACAAGCTCAAGGGGATGTACCAAAATCAAATCGATGAGCTGAATGAGGATTTAAAAGATGCCAGAGTTCAGGGCCAAGGTCTCTATCAAAAGCTTCAAGTCCTAAATAATAAGAACAAAGAGATTAAAAAGGTGTTCAAAGAAGCCTATGACAAGGTGTTGGCACAGAATGCGGAGTTGAAAGGGAGACTGGGTGATAGCCAAAAAAGTGGCAACCAATCCGAACTGGAAAAGATCTACGACAAGTTGGAAGATGCGCAAGCCATGGTGTTGCATTCTGAGAAAATGGCCTCTTTGGGTCAGTTGACTGCCGGCATTGCACATGAGATTAACAATCCAGTCAATTTTGTATCCAATGGAGTCAACTCCATCAAAGAGAACTTTGAAAAATACCAATTGTTCATCCAAAACTATCGCACGATATGTGAGCAACAGACGATAGAGGAGGTCAAGAAACTCTACAAATCGATCCGTGAAGATGACAAAGAATACGAAGAATTAAGAACCCTTACAGAAGAATCAATCGACGATGTGAGCTATGGTACCAACCGGATCACCGAGATTGTCAATGGATTGAGGATTTTCTCTCGTCAGGACGAGCATGAAGTCAAAGAAGCCGAAATAGAGACTATTATTGACAATGCATTGCTTATTTTGAAGCCTAAGTACAAAAAGAAGGCAAAGATTCTCAAAGATTATGATCATGGACTCAAAGCGATCAAATGCCTACCTGGTCAACTGAACCAAGCTCTGGTTAATTTGATTGGAAATGCAGCGGATGCTATAGATTTCAAAGGAACAATTACAATCAGAACCATCGATGTAGATGCGGATACTGTGCAGATTCAAGTGCAGGATGATGGCAAGGGTATTCCAGAAGATGTACGCAAGAAAATATTTGATCCATTCTTTACTACAAAACCAGTAGGCAAGGGGACTGGTTTGGGCTTGTCCATTACATACAGTATCATTGACAAACATGGAGGGACTATTACTGTAGATAGTACCTTAGGCAAGGGGACTATTTTTACTGTGACCATTCCCAAAGTGATTAAATTGAAAAAAACCAGAAACGAGAATAAATTCATATAG
- a CDS encoding response regulator yields MEDLLNRSYKTEVEKKYTVLYVDDEEVNLRVFNRNFSKFYHVLTAIDAFEAQTILSQNEVDLIITDQCMPRMNGSELLLKIVPLYPDIIRMIMTGFSDENDISEVKQKVGLHKFLKKPWDPAQLQKEFDHAFVQREDLIIERRLAKAPKRVIPRKEENLDLLESTMSLVETSETKQLKKDINNLVKESKTKKAEFMDGGINFLQNLKDAMLPIQQELKLYTEDAFIVYDKNRVNQNGYWFGETNDCLVIASFHSNTHTRESLALNSFVSAMLTEIVYKEKRTKTHEILNRLSTKIHVRFLDKSNESSCPLEIAVLVYDRATDKVSHSGAYHNAFFLNERNDFKTLVGNQEVIVPGKDMQFDINAVNVENIKALYIVPFNILEETNDNRGDSEALRLLLEEMRKVPFGMQAKMFEEYGYRSVIALKL; encoded by the coding sequence GTGGAAGACTTGCTAAACCGATCATATAAAACCGAAGTTGAAAAAAAGTACACTGTATTGTATGTGGATGATGAAGAAGTGAATCTTCGCGTCTTTAATAGGAATTTTAGCAAGTTTTATCATGTATTGACAGCTATAGATGCTTTTGAGGCACAGACGATTTTGTCTCAAAATGAAGTAGACTTGATCATCACCGATCAATGTATGCCTCGGATGAATGGCTCGGAATTGTTGCTCAAAATAGTGCCACTCTACCCTGATATTATTCGTATGATCATGACTGGTTTTAGTGATGAAAATGATATCAGTGAAGTGAAGCAAAAAGTGGGGCTTCATAAATTTTTGAAAAAGCCATGGGATCCTGCACAGTTGCAGAAGGAATTTGACCATGCTTTTGTGCAACGTGAAGACCTGATTATCGAGAGACGTTTGGCCAAAGCACCTAAAAGAGTAATTCCACGCAAAGAAGAGAATTTGGATTTGCTGGAATCTACCATGTCACTGGTCGAAACGAGTGAGACCAAACAGCTCAAAAAGGACATTAACAACCTGGTCAAAGAATCAAAGACTAAAAAGGCTGAATTCATGGATGGAGGAATCAATTTTCTTCAAAATTTGAAAGACGCCATGTTGCCTATTCAGCAGGAGTTGAAACTGTACACGGAGGATGCATTCATCGTGTATGACAAAAACCGAGTCAATCAAAATGGTTATTGGTTTGGAGAGACCAATGATTGTCTGGTAATCGCTTCGTTTCATTCCAATACCCATACTAGAGAATCTTTGGCACTCAACTCTTTTGTCAGCGCTATGTTGACAGAGATAGTTTACAAAGAAAAACGTACGAAAACCCATGAAATTCTCAACAGGCTTTCCACCAAAATTCACGTGAGATTTTTGGACAAGAGCAATGAGAGCTCATGTCCACTGGAAATTGCCGTGTTGGTATATGACCGTGCTACAGACAAAGTATCACATTCGGGCGCTTATCACAATGCCTTTTTTCTCAATGAGAGAAATGATTTTAAAACCTTGGTAGGCAATCAAGAAGTAATTGTACCAGGCAAGGACATGCAGTTTGATATCAATGCCGTCAATGTAGAGAACATCAAAGCTCTATACATAGTACCTTTCAATATTCTAGAGGAAACCAATGACAACCGTGGAGATTCTGAGGCTTTGAGACTATTGTTGGAAGAGATGAGAAAGGTTCCTTTTGGAATGCAGGCAAAAATGTTTGAAGAATATGGGTATAGGAGTGTGATTGCTCTTAAACTCTGA
- a CDS encoding chemotaxis protein CheW yields MQEIAVQDKANKTKLSESERMKLINDTANAVKEVNQMAGESSTKEAHEETIMLVAFSVGKEVYAVSIDQIKEVVSCPDIAPIPQVPPFVKGVANVRGNVLAIIDLAIRFGLAHEGEQGRFVLVMKSEELKFAISVNAVPNTMMIKRSQVTQATNIINQSTLGLNYVKGIIRRDDNIVVWVDILSLMENEVFGEI; encoded by the coding sequence ATGCAAGAAATCGCAGTACAAGATAAAGCCAACAAAACAAAACTTTCTGAATCAGAAAGAATGAAATTGATCAATGACACTGCCAATGCAGTCAAAGAGGTCAATCAAATGGCAGGTGAAAGTAGCACCAAAGAAGCCCATGAAGAAACGATCATGCTGGTTGCTTTTAGTGTGGGAAAAGAGGTTTATGCTGTCTCTATCGACCAGATCAAGGAGGTTGTTTCCTGTCCAGATATTGCTCCGATTCCACAGGTACCTCCTTTTGTAAAGGGTGTAGCCAATGTGAGAGGCAATGTGTTGGCAATCATAGATCTGGCCATACGGTTTGGGTTGGCTCACGAAGGAGAGCAAGGCAGGTTTGTATTGGTAATGAAGAGTGAGGAACTCAAGTTTGCCATCAGTGTAAATGCAGTGCCTAATACCATGATGATCAAAAGAAGTCAAGTGACACAAGCAACTAACATAATTAACCAATCGACACTAGGGCTTAATTATGTGAAAGGCATCATACGCCGAGATGATAACATCGTCGTTTGGGTTGATATATTAAGTTTGATGGAAAACGAGGTTTTTGGAGAGATTTAA